The genomic interval TAAAGAAGGCAAATCCCTCAATAAGGGCGATTATTATGACGGGTTATGGTTCAACGGAGGCGGTTATTGAGGCGATGCATACCGGCGTTTCTGATTTTATAACAAAGCCTTTTAAGCTTGAACATATGAAGAAGGTGATTCGCAAAGTCCTGAGTGAAGGCGAAAATACCGGTACAAATGCGCATAGCGAAAAAAAACGCGGGAATGAAGAACCACGGCCGTGTGAGGTATATACTGACAAGCACAAGGATTCATCCTGTTATATTGTGCAGGACGAAACAGAGAAGGCAAATCTTACTTTTTATGATGCCGTTGAGACTGATGACCGCCAGTTGGCGCTGTTTGGAAGTTTTTCACGCGAGGCCGGGTTGGAAAATCTGGATACGGTGATAAAAACAGTTTTTCGCTATGAGGCTAAAACATGCAGATCACCGGCATCTTTGATAAAAAACATGAATACATTTCTCTGCGAAAATATAAAAAACCGTTTTCCGCTTATGCTTTTCTGTGTAATTTTGGAGAAACAAGGGCAAAAACTCTCTTATTCAATTTGCGGGGAAGGACTCGCCTGTTTTGTATTTTCGCAGGAAAAAGAAATGACACAGTTGCAATCGTATCCCTTATTCCTAAATATGTTTCCTGACATAAGCGTGCCGGAGCAAACCCTGCCAATGCCTGCGGGTAATAGATTTATTGTGATTGACAGCAATGCTGTTGCTACAAGCATCCGGAAGGGAATTATTCAGAAAGACAGGCTCAGGGATGCACTTGTGCGGGATGTTGCCGGGGATTGTGAGCATGTGGCGAA from Candidatus Kuenenia stuttgartiensis carries:
- a CDS encoding response regulator; this translates as MKKKILLVDDEETLRWALQNTLLDDGYDVEETNDSIEALELAKKRKYDLVISDLTMPFMNGVQLIAEIKKANPSIRAIIMTGYGSTEAVIEAMHTGVSDFITKPFKLEHMKKVIRKVLSEGENTGTNAHSEKKRGNEEPRPCEVYTDKHKDSSCYIVQDETEKANLTFYDAVETDDRQLALFGSFSREAGLENLDTVIKTVFRYEAKTCRSPASLIKNMNTFLCENIKNRFPLMLFCVILEKQGQKLSYSICGEGLACFVFSQEKEMTQLQSYPLFLNMFPDISVPEQTLPMPAGNRFIVIDSNAVATSIRKGIIQKDRLRDALVRDVAGDCEHVAKKMKEGIVGWHELTADARNCSVAAFTLENGRCMPWKEEISISMPIDDYDEVLQLFEEKLSKIVGDECKRHDIITSVNEAVLNALFFAYKEGEKGEIVLKFSRLGEDIIIVVSDRGCGFDTQNYEEPDTTFYKGIARKDGRGIFVMKQLMDRVMIQSGRGTGTSVFLAKRVNFYGN